TGGCCAAAACCCTTTTTCCTTCCTGTCGTCGTTGCTGggatgtgggtttttaaaatcattttttgtgtgtgtgttttttgtgtggaagACAAAAGGAGTCCTTGgagatctttgttgttgttgttgttgcccatGGCTGTGTCAGGGAGAGATGCTGGTGTCTATGACAAGCCACGGTGGTCTTCAGGCATCTCTGTGTAGTCCAAAAGAAGAGAAGTCCTTCCTCGTCTCTGAAGAGGCTGGTCCCCTCccaaaaatcaaaaacaaaagcatcttGGGGAACgaagagggaggaaggagggtggTTGGTTGGTGTGGAGGAAGGATCTTGCACGCTGGAGAAGAGGCTGAGATGTGTGGAGCCATGTTGCAGGCTGACTAGAAGCTGTGagcctatctctctctctctctgagtacATGACTTGTCTGAGCTAAAATggctgcacacaaacacacacattcgctctctccctctctcctaaagcTCAGAGGACTAGGGCAGCTTAGTGAGTCTTAAAGCTTCAGTGACGCAGAAGCTCATATCTCTTGGAAGTGTGATAAACACACATTCAGCAGAACTGTGGCTTGCTTGGCTCAGGCTGAAAGGGCTCTTACTGGGTGGCTGGGGTGACTGGGGAGGAGGAGGTCAGGAGCATGGGCAGTGGAAACTGGGGGGTGAATCCCACCCCGCTTTTGTCTACTGCGACTTTCCATCTTCTCCTTCCTTTGGAGCATTCTGAATTCAAGAGTTGTCTGCTTGCACcatggagagagaaaggaggggtgGAATTGTTTTCAGGTCTATTGGACTGTGCTGAAGGAGGGAGACTTTGTGGGGTGGGGCCTCCCTGCTGCTCCCGGCTGTAATTTGATCCAGAGCAGATAGCAAACCTCTTCCACAACCGTCTTGGGTCCAGGGCTTGCACATAAAAGGTTGAGGATCTCCGTGGCCGCTAACTTTGTTAAGCTGAGAAACGACCAACCTTCATTCTTTCGGCtcaaggaaggagaaggggggtgggtTGCGCCCAACACATCACAGCGTTCGAAAGCCCTGCCAGGGGAGATGTGCCTTTTGTGCTCTCTTGTGTCCAAAGCGgatttgaatgttctgcagaagtAACTTTATATCGCCCTGCCATAAGAGAATGGAATTTCCATCAGGGCATATTTTGGCTGCTGTTAGATCTCTTGGGCTTCTGGAGCTCCTTGCCTGAATGTGACCTGTAGGAGTATGTGAGGAGACTGTCAAAAAAGCCATCCATTGATTAAGATAATAGTTGCTGCTAGGTACATGCCATGCTGGGGTGAAATTACCTcttaaattcttttctttttttaaaagcctgcctTTTATCTACAATTTAGGAAGCTGCTCATTTTCAACCTGTTTGGTAGCCTCCCCCCAGATTATAGAAACAATAGATTTAGCATGTCATCTACTGAAGTGACATCCTTACCTCTGAGTAGTACTGGTCTACTGCTTCATATAGTGAAATGCAGACACtggaaaaaataattatttccttTCATGCTGTGGAGATACTCATTTTACTTCCCGGAAGAAGGACTAGGTGCTATATTCTCTCAAACTcagtaaaataaattaataataataaataataataagaagaagaagaagaagaagaagaagaagaagaagaagaagaagaagaagaagatttttaAAGAATCAGTACAACTGAACTGTGAAAGAacaaatttgaaaaaccaaagtcTACTCCTGAAATCATGAACAACCATCAAGGGCAAACTCTGGTTACGGGTCCTAGTTAATCTGGAGAGAGGTTTGGACGGCGTGCTAAGCCAAGCCATTGCTTAGCTCAGCATTGTGCAGAAAGAAAACCGACCAAATTGACACAATCTCCTGGCAGCCTCTTGTGTTTGTGCTATAACCAAAGTTTGGCTTGGCGTGACAGGCAAGCTAGGCCACAGGCCTGCAGTACTAAAAGTAAAAAGGTTGCAAAAAATGGGAGTTCACTAGTTAAAAAAGTATTTGGCACCAATACAGATATCTAGGCTACGGTGTTGGGTGATCCCAACTCGCCTTACTTAGGCTAGTCATGTCCTCTTAGACTCTAACCTTCTTTTAATCCTTATTGAGAAGGATTAAAAGAAGGAGGTACTGGATGAGGCACACCATATATGCGACTTGAGTTTAATGGTGCAAGTGTGGGATTAAAACGCAATAAGTAAATAAGTGTTCAGCTTTTAGGGCAGTGTCAGAAAACTCCTTTGCCCCCTAACTACAGTTGCACTgcattttattgtttatgactctCCACCACATGCTTCCTTGTTCATTGTTAGAGATGTTAGCAGCAGGTAAGAGTTGAAtcaggtgggtggggaaaagccAACTGGGCAAGCCCTGGGCACAAAGTAGATCTGAGTCATATCTGATTGTTTCTAGAAGCACTTCTGAGATTCTGGAAATAATCTCCTGCTAGATGTAAAAAATGCATCTTTTTGGGGTATCATTTCCTTATATTTGCTCATAACTAAAACTGTGCTactgaaactttaaaaaataaaataaaataaatcagtaaaCTGTATGCTTCTTATTTATGGACAAAAGATGTCTCTGACAATttgcttcttctacttcttctttttccaggcTTTCCTGATGTAAAACTTACCAATAAGGACTATGGAGGTGCTGCAGTGTGATGGCTGTGACTTTCGAGCGCCATCCTACGAAGATCTTAAAGCTCACATTCAGGATGTTCACACGGCGTTTTTGCAACCCACAGATGTCGCTGAGGAAACTCCTAGCCAGTCAAGGTTTAGCTCTATGAATAGCAATGACCAGGCTGAGGTGGAATATTCTTCTGTAAAAGATGAATTTGGAATTACGGATGAGATAGCAGGTAAAAAAAGAGCACCTTTCTTAAGTCCTTTATTGAAATGTCGTTTTAAGATTTTATTTCATTGGCACATTCTCAGGTTGTGGTTCTGTTGTCCACGTTTGTGTGCTGTGACAGCTTataaatgagaacagaaattgctttATAAGTGGACTGGCACCTATGGCGTTCATATTCAACGGGAAGCGGCCATGTTTTGCAGTTGAGTGTTAGGATTCCATCACAAACCTATGTTGATTTTATTGCAATAGCCTATAAAAAATTGTAGCAACTGCATGCTACTACAGGGgatacaagggacgtgggtggtgctgtggtctaaaccactgaacctcttaggcttgccagtcagaaggtaggcggttcgaatccccgcgacggggtgagctgttgctctgtcctggctcttcccaacctagcagtttgaaagcatgccagtgcaagtagataaataggtactgctgtggcaggaagataaacggtgtttccttgcgctctggTTCCTGTCACTGtgtttcgttgcaccagaagcagatgtcatgctggtcacatgacctggaaagctgtctgtggacaaacaccggctcccttggcctgaaagcgagatgagcgccgcacctcatagtcgcctttgactggacttaaccgtccaggggtcctttacctttacctataccacAAGTGTTAATTAAGTAGACATAATTGGGCCCATCACATGTTAGTTCCAACTCCTGATcaaaggttaaaaagaaaaaaaagtcagGTGTGGGAAATTTTTGATCTGCCTTGATGAGCTAGATCTTTATCTCCCTCTGTCCTGGGGGGCCAACTTTGACAAGTAAACACCTATTGGTCCATTATTTGATGCCAGGTGATTGATAGGTGAGTAGCCCCACCCAACTTTGAAAAGATTGCCTACCAGGTGGGGAGAGGTACTGCACAATGCAGGAATGAACTCCCTGTGCATCAGATGATGTACAGGGGGTTTAATTCTGCTTTTTGCAGCCACAGCTCTCCCTGATGTCACATGTGGGGCAGGTGTGTACGGCTCCAGAAAAACGACCTCACAGGCAAAATGATGAGTCCTGGTGTTGCCACGTTTTGCTTAGGGCCTTGTGTGCAGCATTTATCCCCTAGCAAACACGGCTTTTAGTATTATATTCCGCTCATAAGATGCATTCAGGAACTACAACACTAATTCCTAGAAATGTAATTGTATTTGCATGTAATAATTCACATGCATACCAGTGAAGTTAATAAAGGACACACGTTCCAAGAGTGGCATTGATGGAGTATTGATGGAACTGCTTCCGTAGCAATTTTTTGCAACTAGGTCTACTTAGCTGTATGTAATGGTAATAGTTAATAACAACCTGCTTTTtaacctaaggtcccagggtacagtgcaacaatttaaaatacaacattaaaaatacatgtttttaaaatagtTATGCGTGACATCGAAATTCGACTGGCGTTTCATCCCATcattgttttaatgcatttttttaaaaatcatttggaATTATGTGAACTATATTTTTTAGAAAGCTTAACAGTAGAGTAACAGAATGATAAGAGTTAGAAGGGGTGCTTAGAGGACATCTAGTCAAACTCTCTACTCAGTGAATCCAGAGCCTTCCTAACATATGGTTGTCCATCTTGAAGACCTCCAGTGAGCGAGAGCTTACTTCACCCCTCTGGGTAACTGGTTCCATTGTTGAGCTGTTCCTGCTAACAAGGTGCTTTTCTGACACTCAACTGAAACCTGCCCTGCTGTAGCTTAAACCCCTCGGATCTAGTCCGGCCCACAGGCCATCAGTCTTTCTCCTCTTCTACCATTGCGGTTCACATTTCCCATCTACTTACGTGTTTAATCACTGACACTTCCCTATGAGAGAACTTGTAAGCAAAAATGACATTTCATCATATCATAGGAGGTATCTATGCTATGAACTCAGTACTTACGGATAAATGcagactttatttttttaaaaaaaagttagttCAGCTGTTCTGCCATTGTCATCGGGCTTGTAAATAATTgtggttcacattttaaaaataaagaaattatgtatttggtttttcagattaaaattttacagtcaaatatccaacatacaacataaaaacaagattccaaggaatctcctggacttccctcctcccctttgtgggtcctactgttaatcatttcctcctgcatctttatgataatccaaatcttttacctctccatacttacctggcaggggagataccatgatcacatattttttaattaaacagttgttgttgttgttttatttctgtCTTGCCTTTGTTCCCTAACAgagactcaaggcagtttacggATAAAATAAGAATAGCTAAAAGCTTGTTgaggaaattatttttaaaagaacagttaaacagtaatagaattaaaactgtctatctacagtatctctcatctatctatcatctatctatctatctatctatctatctatcatctatcatctatcatccacctacctacctacctacctgaactatttaaaacacagataaaaagTTCAATATCAAATTCAAGGATTTCTAAAACAATgttttattctctcttttttaggACAAAATGCAGCTCAGCTGGGGACTGGAAATTATTACAGCCATAGCCAGAGTTATTATGGCCAGCATATGCTCTCCAAGCCAGCAAGCAAGTTTTTCCAGTGCAAATTCTGTGTGCGTTATTTCAGATCCAAAAACCTACTCATAGAGCATACGCGGAAAGTGCATGGCGCTCAGGCGGGAGGATCTCCAGCTGGATCGCCCGGTACTAGCTCCTTAAATTACAACATTATGATGCACGAGGGCTTTGGTAAGGTTTTTTCTTGCCAGTTCTGCACCTACAAATCTCCGAGGCGTGCGAGGATTATTAAGCACCAGAAGATGTACCACAAAAACAGCCTGAAGGAGAGCTCCACCCCTCCCGCCGCTTCAGCTGCTATATCTGAATCGGCATCGACATCCGTGCCAGTACAGGACTCTTGCAAGGAACTCCCAGCCGAAGTTGTAGAACGCAGTATTTTGGAGTCTATGGTCAAGCCTTTGACTAAGTCGAGAGGGAACTTCTGCTGCGAATGGTGTAGCTACCAGACGCCCCGAAGGGAACGCTGGTGCGACCATATGATGAAAAAGCATCGCAGCATGGTGAAAATACTGTCAAGCCTGAGGCAGCAACAGGACGGGACCAACATGCCAGACGTATCAAGCAAGGGTCCACCAAGCCCCACTCCAAACACCAACTACATCCCTATGAATGCCTCTGGGCGGGAGATGCCGAACGCAAACCTCCCAAACTACAGAGGCTCTATGAACAATTCTCTTGTCAGGTCCAACATTTCTACTTCTTCAAAGTTTTCTTCTGTTTCCTACCCTCACATGAAACACAAAGCACCTCACAACTCTGGCATTGTTAATTTGTCGGACAGGTCTCGCTACGCGATGGCCGACATGGCAAATTCTTCCGCCGATATGGATACAAACAGTATGCTCAATGACTCCAGTTCTGACGATGAACTAAACGAACTAGACAGTGAAAATGGGTTGAACTCCATGGATCACCAAACCTCAGGGCTAACTGCAGAGCAACTGATGGGGTCTGAGGGCCACAAGTTACTGGAAACAAAGGGGATCCCCTTTAGGAGGTTTATGAACAGATTCCAGTGCCCCTTCTGCCCTTTCCTTACCATGCATCGGCGGAGCATTTCCCGCCATATTGAAAACATCCATCTGTCTGGAAAGacagcagtatacaaatgtgatGAATGTCCATTTACTTGCAAGAGCTCATTCAAACTCGGAGCTCATAAACAGTGTCATACCGGTGCAGCGTCCGACTGGGATGCAGTGAATTCCCAAACAGAAAGCATAGCTTCTTCGCTAAATGAAAGCACAGTATCCTATGAAGGGGGCAATATAAATGGCAGGAAGTCCGGCGGGTTAATGGATTCcatggggcagcagcagcaacaatctcCACAGTCCAACTCGCAGCATCCATACAAGTGTACCATGTGCAATTATTCCACAACTACTTTGAAAGGTCTCCGGGTTCATCAGCAACACAAGCACTCGTTTTGCGACAACTTGCCAAAATACGACGGCCCATCCTCAAATACTCCACAAGACAGTGAGCCTGATGCTCACGCCTCTCCCAGCACCGTGAAGAAAAGTCAGACCTCAATTCTTGGGCTGTCTTCTAAAAACAACTTCGTAGCTAAAGCCTCTCGGAAGATGTCCAGTGACTTTCCCCTCGATCTTTCACCAGTGAAGAAGAGAACTAGGATTGATGAGATAGCTAGCAATTTGCAAAGCAAAATCAGTCAAAACAAGCAACAGGAAGATGCAGTGATTAacgtagaggaggaggaggaggaagaagacgacAATGAAGTGGAGATAGAAGTtgagctggacaaggaagaagaACAAGGAGAGCCGTTGATGGAAATTGCAACATTTGCTTCCCAACAAATGTGGGGAAGAGATACCATCGAGTCTCAGAAAGAGCCCAACTACAGGAGCATTGGCCATGATTACAATTCCACCAATGGGGCAGAAATTGAGCTAACTATATCTGAGGATGAAGAGGACTATTACTGTTCTTCAATTGGCTTGAAAGACCAAGGTCTGAATTCATCTGCTTTGGGCAGCCAGTCCAGTATATATGGATCTGACCAAAACAATGAAAATTCTGATTATGGTGACTCCGGAAGGCTTTACTATTGTAAACACTGTGACTTCAGCAACAAGTCCGCCAGGAGTGTTAGCACTCATTATCAACGGATGCATCCATACATTAAATTCAGCTTTAGGTATATACTGGATCCCAATGATCACAGTGCGGTGTACAGGTGTCTCGAATGTTACATTGATTATACAAACTTTGAAGACCTGCAGCAGCACTATGGGGAGCACCACCCTGAAGCCATGAATGTACTAAATTTTGATCATTCCGATTTGATCTACCGCTGCCGTTTCTGCTCTTACACCAGCCCGAATGTTAGGAGCCTGATGCCACATTACCAAAGAATGCACCCAACAGTTAAAATTAACAATGCCATGATATTCTCTAGCTATGTGGTTGAACAGCAAGAGGGCTTAAGTTCAGAGTCGCAGACTCTCAGAGAGATCTTGAACTCCGCTCCGAAAAGCCTGGCCTCTCCAGCTCCCGTCGCCCGTGGGACTGGCGTACCTGCTGCTTTTAACAAGAATTCTCCGAAGAGTAATAGcccagaatctgaaagccagaaggaGTCATCAGTAAACAGCGTTGTGGTTTATGATTGTGACGTCTGCTCATTTGCAAGTCCCAACATGCATTCTGTCTTAGTTCATTACCAGAAGAAACACCCTGAAGAGAAAGCTTCGTACTTCAGGATTCAGAAGACGATGCGTGTTGTGTCTGTTGAGAGGGGCTCTGCCCTGGCTCAGATGGCTTATGAATTGGGATCGCCCATCTCCCCCAAAATGTCCAATATGGCTTCACAACTGCCACCTCCACCACCTCCAGACCTTACGACCGAGCTTTACTACTGCAAACATTGCTCTTACAGCAACCGCTCAGTGGTTGGCGTGCTTGTGCATTACCAGAAAAGGCACCCAGAAATAAAAGTGACTGCAAAATACATTAGGCAGGCACCTCCCACTGCAGCAATGATGAGATCTGGAGAGATCCCTCCTGGTGTTCCCAGGCCACCAGCATCTATGCAACAGCTTAACCGGGGCAACTCTGAGAGTGCCGCCTCGGAGAATGAGATGTTCTTCTGCCAGCACTGTGATTATGGAAACCGGACTGTGAAAGGCGTGCTCATACATTACCAAAAGAAGCACCGCGATTTCAAAGCCAATGCAGATGTAATTAGGCAGCACACAGCCACAATCAGGAGCCTTTGTGATCGTGGCCAGAAAAACTCCCCCGGCGGCATGCAGACTCCCGCTTCCAACGCCGAGCGAGAGAAGGCTAAGCTGAGAGCTCTCAAGTGCAGGCAGTGTTCTTACACCTCTCCTTATTTCTACGCACTTAGGAAGCACATTAAAAAGGACCACCCGAGCTTGAAGGCCACAGTCACCTCTATTTTGCGATGGGCGTTTTTGGATGGCTTAATAGAAGCCGGGTATCATTGTGAGTGGTGCATCTATTCTCACGCCGAACCCAGCGGCTTGCTTGTGCATTACCAAAGGCGACATCCTGAGCATTATGTTGACTATACGTATATGGCGACCAAGCTCTGGGCAGGGCCAGATCCTTCGCCTCCAGCCTTACTGATCCCATCAGAGATGAAAACATATAAATGCAGAGACTGCATTTTTGAAGCATCTTCCATTTGGGACATTACTAATCACTACCAAGCTTTTCATCCCTGGGCTATGAATGGAGATGAATCTGTATTACTAGATATTATCAAGGAGAAAGATGCAGCCGATAAAGCCATCCCAGCATCCAACGATGCTGGAGCCAGGGTCAATTCGGAGGGCCAGATGGCAGCGCCACACGTGGACCAGGATGCAGAATATGCAGAAGATACAAACCTGGTCCAGGACAAAGCTATCCAGCTCACCTCTGCAAACCCTGCAATCTCATCAACGCCATACCAGTGCACAGTGTGCCAGTCGGAGTACAACAATTTGCATGGACTTCTGACCCACTATGGCAAAAAGCACCCTGGGATGAAAGTTAAAGCTGCAGATTTTGCACAAGACATAGATATTAACCCAGGAGCTGTGTACAAATGTAGGCATTGCCCGTACATTAATACACGCATTCACGGTGTTCTCACACACTACCAGAAAAGGCACCCCCTGGTGAAGGTCACCGCGGAAGATTTTGTGCACGATGTGGAGCAGCCAAATGACATGAACCAGAATGAGGTGGAGGAGACCAGCAGAATTTTCAAGCAAGGATACGGTGCTTACAGGTGTAAATTGTGCCCTTACACGCACGGCACGTTAGAGAAGCTCAAAATCCATTACGAGAAATACCACAACCAGCCTGAATTTGATGTGTTTGCACAGTCTCCTCCTAAGCTGCCGGCCTCTGTGGAGCCTGAAGTCGTCGCCGAGATTAAGCCCTCTCCAGAAATCTCTCCGGAGGAGATCATTGGAGACGATTCGGTGCCTCCTTCACACTTCTCGAGTTCCCATCTGGTGTCCCACACGGTGTTCCGGTGCCAGCTCTGTAAGTATTTTTGCTCCACCAGGAAAGGGATCGCTAGGCACTACCGGATAAAACACAACAACGTCCGGGCCCAGCCAGAAGGGAAGAACAACCTCTTCAAATGCGCCTTGTGCTCCTACACGAACCCTATCCGTAAAGGCTTGGCTGCGCATTACCAGAAGCGCCATGACATCGATGCCTACTATACCCACTGCTTAGCTGCTTCGAGGACTGTCAGCGATAAGCCCAACAAAGTGATCATCCCATCGCCCCCGAAAGAAGATTCCCCCCAGCTAAGCGAGGAACTGAGGAGGGCAGTGGAGAAGAAGAAGTGCTCTCTCTGCTCCTTTCAGTCCTTCAGTAAAAAGGGAATCGTCTCGCACTACATGAAGCGACACCCAGGCGTGTTCCCCAAAAAGCAGCATGCCAGCAAGCTGGGGGGCTACTTCACCGCCGTGTACGCGGATGAGTATGAGAGGCCGCAGGCTCTGCCGGAGGAGAGGAACGAGTTGGAGAAGCCAGAAGTGGAGGTGGAGGCTCCCGAAATGGAGTGGCTCCCTTTCCGCTGCGTCAAGTGCTTCAAGCTCTCCTTCAGCACGGCCGAGCTGCTGTGCTTGCATTACACCGACCACCACAGCAAGGACCTGAAGAGAGACTTTGCCATACTGGGGAGCGGTCCCCGTTTCCAGAACCCCATCTTCCAGTGCCGGCACTGCGACAGCAAGCTGCATAGCACGGCGGAGCTGACCTCGCACTTGAACAGCCACAACGAGGAATTCCAGAAGCGTGCCAAACGTCAAGAGAGGAGGAAGCAGCTTCTGAGCAAGCAAAAATATGCAGATGGTGCTTTTGTAGATTTCAAACAAGAGAGGGTAAGGATATGTTTGCACATTTTAGATTTATGTT
This portion of the Podarcis raffonei isolate rPodRaf1 chromosome 17, rPodRaf1.pri, whole genome shotgun sequence genome encodes:
- the ZNF462 gene encoding zinc finger protein 462 isoform X6, producing the protein MEVLQCDGCDFRAPSYEDLKAHIQDVHTAFLQPTDVAEETPSQSRFSSMNSNDQAEVEYSSVKDEFGITDEIAGQNAAQLGTGNYYSHSQSYYGQHMLSKPASKFFQCKFCVRYFRSKNLLIEHTRKVHGAQAGGSPAGSPGTSSLNYNIMMHEGFGKVFSCQFCTYKSPRRARIIKHQKMYHKNSLKESSTPPAASAAISESASTSVPVQDSCKELPAEVVERSILESMVKPLTKSRGNFCCEWCSYQTPRRERWCDHMMKKHRSMVKILSSLRQQQDGTNMPDVSSKGPPSPTPNTNYIPMNASGREMPNANLPNYRGSMNNSLVRSNISTSSKFSSVSYPHMKHKAPHNSGIVNLSDRSRYAMADMANSSADMDTNSMLNDSSSDDELNELDSENGLNSMDHQTSGLTAEQLMGSEGHKLLETKGIPFRRFMNRFQCPFCPFLTMHRRSISRHIENIHLSGKTAVYKCDECPFTCKSSFKLGAHKQCHTGAASDWDAVNSQTESIASSLNESTVSYEGGNINGRKSGGLMDSMGQQQQQSPQSNSQHPYKCTMCNYSTTTLKGLRVHQQHKHSFCDNLPKYDGPSSNTPQDSEPDAHASPSTVKKSQTSILGLSSKNNFVAKASRKMSSDFPLDLSPVKKRTRIDEIASNLQSKISQNKQQEDAVINVEEEEEEEDDNEVEIEVELDKEEEQGEPLMEIATFASQQMWGRDTIESQKEPNYRSIGHDYNSTNGAEIELTISEDEEDYYCSSIGLKDQGLNSSALGSQSSIYGSDQNNENSDYGDSGRLYYCKHCDFSNKSARSVSTHYQRMHPYIKFSFRYILDPNDHSAVYRCLECYIDYTNFEDLQQHYGEHHPEAMNVLNFDHSDLIYRCRFCSYTSPNVRSLMPHYQRMHPTVKINNAMIFSSYVVEQQEGLSSESQTLREILNSAPKSLASPAPVARGTGVPAAFNKNSPKSNSPESESQKESSVNSVVVYDCDVCSFASPNMHSVLVHYQKKHPEEKASYFRIQKTMRVVSVERGSALAQMAYELGSPISPKMSNMASQLPPPPPPDLTTELYYCKHCSYSNRSVVGVLVHYQKRHPEIKVTAKYIRQAPPTAAMMRSGEIPPGVPRPPASMQQLNRGNSESAASENEMFFCQHCDYGNRTVKGVLIHYQKKHRDFKANADVIRQHTATIRSLCDRGQKNSPGGMQTPASNAEREKAKLRALKCRQCSYTSPYFYALRKHIKKDHPSLKATVTSILRWAFLDGLIEAGYHCEWCIYSHAEPSGLLVHYQRRHPEHYVDYTYMATKLWAGPDPSPPALLIPSEMKTYKCRDCIFEASSIWDITNHYQAFHPWAMNGDESVLLDIIKEKDAADKAIPASNDAGARVNSEGQMAAPHVDQDAEYAEDTNLVQDKAIQLTSANPAISSTPYQCTVCQSEYNNLHGLLTHYGKKHPGMKVKAADFAQDIDINPGAVYKCRHCPYINTRIHGVLTHYQKRHPLVKVTAEDFVHDVEQPNDMNQNEVEETSRIFKQGYGAYRCKLCPYTHGTLEKLKIHYEKYHNQPEFDVFAQSPPKLPASVEPEVVAEIKPSPEISPEEIIGDDSVPPSHFSSSHLVSHTVFRCQLCKYFCSTRKGIARHYRIKHNNVRAQPEGKNNLFKCALCSYTNPIRKGLAAHYQKRHDIDAYYTHCLAASRTVSDKPNKVIIPSPPKEDSPQLSEELRRAVEKKKCSLCSFQSFSKKGIVSHYMKRHPGVFPKKQHASKLGGYFTAVYADEYERPQALPEERNELEKPEVEVEAPEMEWLPFRCVKCFKLSFSTAELLCLHYTDHHSKDLKRDFAILGSGPRFQNPIFQCRHCDSKLHSTAELTSHLNSHNEEFQKRAKRQERRKQLLSKQKYADGAFVDFKQERPFGNVEEVSKLKERKVVGYKCKFCVEVHPTLRAICNHLRKHVQYGNGSSVSAAVKQEAEDPSNAAFLEGVEGPKDPGSVSTVELAEAESGPSLEDETRPGGYHCSQCDRVLMSMQGLRSHERSHLALAMFTREDKYSCQYCSFVSAFRHKTL
- the ZNF462 gene encoding zinc finger protein 462 isoform X4 → MEVLQCDGCDFRAPSYEDLKAHIQDVHTAFLQPTDVAEETPSQSRFSSMNSNDQAEVEYSSVKDEFGITDEIAGQNAAQLGTGNYYSHSQSYYGQHMLSKPASKFFQCKFCVRYFRSKNLLIEHTRKVHGAQAGGSPAGSPGTSSLNYNIMMHEGFGKVFSCQFCTYKSPRRARIIKHQKMYHKNSLKESSTPPAASAAISESASTSVPVQDSCKELPAEVVERSILESMVKPLTKSRGNFCCEWCSYQTPRRERWCDHMMKKHRSMVKILSSLRQQQDGTNMPDVSSKGPPSPTPNTNYIPMNASGREMPNANLPNYRGSMNNSLVRSNISTSSKFSSVSYPHMKHKAPHNSGIVNLSDRSRYAMADMANSSADMDTNSMLNDSSSDDELNELDSENGLNSMDHQTSGLTAEQLMGSEGHKLLETKGIPFRRFMNRFQCPFCPFLTMHRRSISRHIENIHLSGKTAVYKCDECPFTCKSSFKLGAHKQCHTGAASDWDAVNSQTESIASSLNESTVSYEGGNINGRKSGGLMDSMGQQQQQSPQSNSQHPYKCTMCNYSTTTLKGLRVHQQHKHSFCDNLPKYDGPSSNTPQDSEPDAHASPSTVKKSQTSILGLSSKNNFVAKASRKMSSDFPLDLSPVKKRTRIDEIASNLQSKISQNKQQEDAVINVEEEEEEEDDNEVEIEVELDKEEEQGEPLMEIATFASQQMWGRDTIESQKEPNYRSIGHDYNSTNGAEIELTISEDEEDYYCSSIGLKDQGLNSSALGSQSSIYGSDQNNENSDYGDSGRLYYCKHCDFSNKSARSVSTHYQRMHPYIKFSFRYILDPNDHSAVYRCLECYIDYTNFEDLQQHYGEHHPEAMNVLNFDHSDLIYRCRFCSYTSPNVRSLMPHYQRMHPTVKINNAMIFSSYVVEQQEGLSSESQTLREILNSAPKSLASPAPVARGTGVPAAFNKNSPKSNSPESESQKESSVNSVVVYDCDVCSFASPNMHSVLVHYQKKHPEEKASYFRIQKTMRVVSVERGSALAQMAYELGSPISPKMSNMASQLPPPPPPDLTTELYYCKHCSYSNRSVVGVLVHYQKRHPEIKVTAKYIRQAPPTAAMMRSGEIPPGVPRPPASMQQLNRGNSESAASENEMFFCQHCDYGNRTVKGVLIHYQKKHRDFKANADVIRQHTATIRSLCDRGQKNSPGGMQTPASNAEREKAKLRALKCRQCSYTSPYFYALRKHIKKDHPSLKATVTSILRWAFLDGLIEAGYHCEWCIYSHAEPSGLLVHYQRRHPEHYVDYTYMATKLWAGPDPSPPALLIPSEMKTYKCRDCIFEASSIWDITNHYQAFHPWAMNGDESVLLDIIKEKDAADKAIPASNDAGARVNSEGQMAAPHVDQDAEYAEDTNLVQDKAIQLTSANPAISSTPYQCTVCQSEYNNLHGLLTHYGKKHPGMKVKAADFAQDIDINPGAVYKCRHCPYINTRIHGVLTHYQKRHPLVKVTAEDFVHDVEQPNDMNQNEVEETSRIFKQGYGAYRCKLCPYTHGTLEKLKIHYEKYHNQPEFDVFAQSPPKLPASVEPEVVAEIKPSPEISPEEIIGDDSVPPSHFSSSHLVSHTVFRCQLCKYFCSTRKGIARHYRIKHNNVRAQPEGKNNLFKCALCSYTNPIRKGLAAHYQKRHDIDAYYTHCLAASRTVSDKPNKVIIPSPPKEDSPQLSEELRRAVEKKKCSLCSFQSFSKKGIVSHYMKRHPGVFPKKQHASKLGGYFTAVYADEYERPQALPEERNELEKPEVEVEAPEMEWLPFRCVKCFKLSFSTAELLCLHYTDHHSKDLKRDFAILGSGPRFQNPIFQCRHCDSKLHSTAELTSHLNSHNEEFQKRAKRQERRKQLLSKQKYADGAFVDFKQERPFGNVEEVSKLKERKVVGYKCKFCVEVHPTLRAICNHLRKHVQYGNGSSVSAAVKQEAEDPSNAAFLEGVEGPKDPGSVSTVELAEAESGPSLEDETRPGGYHCSQCDRVLMSMQGLRSHERSHLALAMFTREDKYSCQYCSFVSAFRHNLDRHMQAHHGHHKPFRCKLCPFKSSYNSRLKTHLLKAHADSSYSEPPDVQQQLNHYQSAALARNNNNISPVPLSGAILNCEFCEFSSGYIQSIRRHYRDKHGGKKLFKCKDCSFYTGFKSAFTMHVEAGHSAVPEEGPKDLRCPLCLYHTKYKRNMIDHIVLHREERVVPIEVCRSKLSKYLQGIVFRCDKCTFTCSSDESLQQHIEKHNELRPYKCQLCYYETKHTDELDVHLRDEHKVSRNFELVGRVNLDQLEQMKEKEESSSSDEEEKEEEMSPKSEARGSMRFSENGPPEKRFPCEFCGRTFAEGSEWERHVLRHGMAVNETKRAIVEDSQPKEEAEENVTVPLAEEMESSAEIVVDFSHKNETSVCIVAAAAADKSLQENEEAKSE